GTGGTTCTTCCAGGTTAAGGAGCTTATGAGGAGCATGGATGAGCCGATGGATGACAGTGAAGCGTGGGATGCTATTCTTGAAGACAACAAAGCAGTTGAAATGAGTACAGGGGCCCTCATAGAGACGGCACGCGAGAGGCTTAAAAAGTTCAGGAGGATCGAGCGGAAGCTCAAAAAGCTTGGAGTGATTTGAATGGCTAAAATAAAGGTAGTTCTGGACACTTCCATTTTAATCAGTGCACTGAAGTCCAGGGACACCCGGAGAAGTCCGTCGGTGAGAATCCTCCGCCTTCTCCGCGATGGAGTGGTGCTCAATCACGGCTCCCCCGAAACCCTGAAGGAGATGAAGGAAACCCTGGCGGTTCTCGGAATACTCACCGGGAAACCGCAGAAGGCAAGGGCGATTTATCACCTGGTTCTGAACCACACTGAAAAACTATCCCCCAAAGTCAGGTTTGAAGAGGACAGAGAACTGGTGGAAAAGGTAGGCCATGAGGATGACATTAAGTTCCTGGACGTGGTTTATGCCGCAAGGGCGCGGTATTTGGTGAGCATGAACACAAAGCACCTGCTGACCTCCTTCCCGTCGTGAAGGGCGAGGGTTCGGCTTAACCCCTCGCCAATGACGGGGAGGTTTGAGGGGTCTCATTCAAACCCAAGTTAAAGCAGGTCTTCGACCCCTCGGGGAGGGTCTTCCCCCCGTTACCCCTCCTCTGAGCGTAAAGACCGCTCAGATTCGGGGTTATGGTTTTCACCACCTTCTTCAAAATATTAAACGCTCCAACTAAGTCCGCATTAAAGATAAGCCCCGTCACGGGACACTTAAATAACCCACGAACAAACCTCGCCCCCTCGTGGGGCTTCCCGCAGACGGGACAACGCTTAGACGTGAAAGCCTCATTAACGACAATAACGCTAATACCATACTCCTCGGCGACCTCGATTAAGCGTTTAATGACACAGTTAAACCGCCAGACGTGAGAGAGAAGATAATTTTGTTTTTTACCCTTATCAGAGTTTCTGGCTATTCCCTTTGGATAGCCCACCACAATTCTGGAAACTCCAAGGTGGTAGAGTTTTTCCACCGTTCTTCTTACTGCTGTGTTAATGTAGTGTTTGGCTTGAAGCTTAGCCTTTTGATGCATTCTTGCGAGCTTTCTACTCTTCTTTGCCCCGCTTTTGTTGATTTTTGACTGATACCCCGCTATTCTCCTCTGCCAATAGAAGGCTATTGACTTCAACGGCCTTCCGTCCACTAAAAAGCTCTCACCATTCTCGACATAAACGGCCATCAAATTGTTCACTCCTAAGTCTATTCCCGCCGAGAGGTCTCCCAAGGGTTGTCTTGGAACTTCTACCCATTCCTCACCCTGAAGTTTCTCCTTTACCGTGTAACTGATGTGAGCATACCACTTCCGCCTTACTGGGTCATAAGTTATTTCCAGTCTACCCTGCTTGCCTTTAAGGTGTATTCTACCCTTGAATTGAACTTCCAGCCTTTTGAACTTTCCGAGACCCTTAAGGATTAGTTTGTTCCCTTCAATCTTGTATTGGTCGTTCCTGAGGACTATTAAGCCTCCTTCTTTGATGTAGTTTGGTGGTTTTGGTTTAAGCCAGTTGGGGAGTTCTCCGTTCCTTTTGTTCCTGATGAGTGAGAAGAATGAACGCCAGATTTCAGCGTTCTTTCTGCAAATTTGCTGGACTGTTGCCGAGCCTATCTCGGATTTAAACTCCTCATAGACAATTTTCTCGGTTTTGAGGAAGTCTACAGGCTTTCCCTCGAAGAATTCCTGCCTCCTAAGGTAGTTTACCCTGTTCCAGACTTTGGAACTAATTTGGACTAACTCTTTGAGTGTCTTCTCTTGAGCTTTTGAGGGTTGTAGTTTAACGGTTACTGAACGCTTCATTTCAAAGTATGGTATCTTTTTAGGTTTTAAAATAGTTTGCTTTCCTGCTCTCAGGCTGGTTTTTCGATTATTGCATCCCCGCCCTAAAGGGCGAGGCTTTCAGAAGAGAAAAGGTAAAGCTCAGGAATCCCAAGACGCTCAAGTTCAATCTAAAGCGCCATTGGTTTTATATCTTCAAGGACTCGGAGTTTTTGAGGCATTTAAGGGAACGGTACAAATGGGATGTATGAGCCATACAGTTCCCCAGAAAAGCATTTAACCTTTCGCGAATACTAAAGATAAAGCTGGTGATCGAAATGGGGCTGTTTTCCTTTGGATCAAAGAGGGATAAAATAAAGAAGCTGATCGAGGAGGAGCGCTTCGACGAAGCGGTCTCCATGGCGGTCAAGGACAGGAAGGCACTGTCCGGCCTCATCGAGCTCCTCGACGAAAACGCTCCGGGCATCAGGGGGGACGCCCTGCTGGTGCTCAGCATGGTGGCCGAGCGGAGGGGCGACCTCGTGGAGGGCCGGCTGAGGACGGTGTTCCCAAAGGCTGTAACCCTCACCCTAGATAGGAACCCGTACGTCCAGGAAAACGCCATGGTGCTCTCCTACGAGCTCGCCAGGCGGTTTGGAGGAGCTGTGAGAGCGCTGCGGGCGGAGGTAAGCGACGATATAATCAGGGCGCTGGTCGAGGGCGGCCGGAACCTCAAGGGGTTCGCGGCACTCATGGCGGGACAGCTCGGTATGACGGAGGCAAGGCCCTACATCGAGGAGCTCGTGGGCGTCGAGGATAAGGTTATACTCCCGTTCGAGGGCAGGAAGTGGGTGCCGCTGGGGGAGATAGCGAGGGAGGCCCTTGAAAAACTCTAGGCGATACCACCAATTCGGGGGAGGCATGGGATAGAAAAACTTATCAGTGGGAACCCCCTGAACCGGTTCAGGGGGTATCCATGTCAAGACTTCATCTCGGAAAGAAGGGTGAGAAGGCACATTTCTTTGATCAGAGGCCCAGAAAGGACGCGAGCAATCTGTTTGGCAGGGATGAGGAGATTGAGAAGCTGTCCAGGGCGCTTGAATCCCGGAGCTGGGTCGCAGTACTGGGGCCCCGAATGGTGGGGAAAACAAGTCTGGCGTGGGCGGGGGCCAATGTATTTGCCGGAAAAAACGGATACCGCGTTGTTTTTGTTGATTTAAGGGATACAGACACGTTTAGAGGGGCCACCGAGAAAATTCTGGGGCGTTTACCAAAGTCGACCCTGGACAAACTCTCAAAGCATATCTCCGAGGTCTCCGCTTCGGCACTCGGGGCAGGCGTTGCTGTCAAGCTCAAGGAGAGCACCTCAGCAAGGCAGGCTTTGGTGGACGCTTTCTCCACACTAAAAGACACCGTTCTCATTCTTGACGAGGTCCAAAACATTCAGCAGGGCGTGCCCCATTTTCTAAAAGCCTTGGGCTCGATTTTTAATGAGAACGATTCACTTCTAATCATCTTCACTGGATCCTACGCGGGTGTCGTCAGGAAACTCTTTGAATCGACTCATGAGGATCCTCTTTTCGGAAGGATACCCATTGAGATACGCCTCTCCCCGTGGTCAGAGGACGTTGCAGAAAATTTCCTTGAAACGGGGTTTGAGAGGCTTGGAATAGGGTATACGCGTGGAGAACTACGGGAAGTCATACGGAGACTCGGCACCCTGCCGGGATGGCTGAATCTTTACGGAGTGAGGAGGTACATCGAGAGGGATCACGAAAGAGCCCTGAGAACCGCGATGGGTGTGGCGGTCAGGGAAGCTCAAAAAGAGCTGGAGCATCTGCTGGAGGGAAGAACACCTAAGGCAAGGGCAGTTATCAAACTGCTTGCCTTCGGGGCCACCTGGGGAGAGCTGCTGGAGACGGGAATCACGAAAGGGGCCCTAAGTCACCTGTTAACAATCTTAATCGATGAGCTTTTTATCGTAGATAAAGACGAGTCTGGAGTTTATTACTTCAGCGACCCGGTCTACCGAAAGGCCGCAATGGGACTCTCGATCTTGGGAAAGGATGCCCAACGTTGAGGAAGGTTATACTCCCGTTCGAGGGCAGGAAGTGGGTGCCGCTGGGGGAGATAGCGAGGGAGGTCCTTGAAAAACTTCCATAAGCTGAAGTCAAATTGATGTACTTCCTCCATCATTCCATTTATGTTACGAAAGATTAATAAGCCCGCTCGTTTTAACTACTTCAGGTGATACCATGTTAGCGGAGTTGCTGTTCCTGTTTTTCCTGTTCCTGGCCATCATGGTGGTGGTCAAGGTAGGCTTTAC
Above is a window of Thermococcus celericrescens DNA encoding:
- a CDS encoding RNA-guided endonuclease InsQ/TnpB family protein — protein: MKRSVTVKLQPSKAQEKTLKELVQISSKVWNRVNYLRRQEFFEGKPVDFLKTEKIVYEEFKSEIGSATVQQICRKNAEIWRSFFSLIRNKRNGELPNWLKPKPPNYIKEGGLIVLRNDQYKIEGNKLILKGLGKFKRLEVQFKGRIHLKGKQGRLEITYDPVRRKWYAHISYTVKEKLQGEEWVEVPRQPLGDLSAGIDLGVNNLMAVYVENGESFLVDGRPLKSIAFYWQRRIAGYQSKINKSGAKKSRKLARMHQKAKLQAKHYINTAVRRTVEKLYHLGVSRIVVGYPKGIARNSDKGKKQNYLLSHVWRFNCVIKRLIEVAEEYGISVIVVNEAFTSKRCPVCGKPHEGARFVRGLFKCPVTGLIFNADLVGAFNILKKVVKTITPNLSGLYAQRRGNGGKTLPEGSKTCFNLGLNETPQTSPSLARG
- a CDS encoding AAA family ATPase — translated: MSRLHLGKKGEKAHFFDQRPRKDASNLFGRDEEIEKLSRALESRSWVAVLGPRMVGKTSLAWAGANVFAGKNGYRVVFVDLRDTDTFRGATEKILGRLPKSTLDKLSKHISEVSASALGAGVAVKLKESTSARQALVDAFSTLKDTVLILDEVQNIQQGVPHFLKALGSIFNENDSLLIIFTGSYAGVVRKLFESTHEDPLFGRIPIEIRLSPWSEDVAENFLETGFERLGIGYTRGELREVIRRLGTLPGWLNLYGVRRYIERDHERALRTAMGVAVREAQKELEHLLEGRTPKARAVIKLLAFGATWGELLETGITKGALSHLLTILIDELFIVDKDESGVYYFSDPVYRKAAMGLSILGKDAQR
- a CDS encoding putative toxin-antitoxin system toxin component, PIN family is translated as MAKIKVVLDTSILISALKSRDTRRSPSVRILRLLRDGVVLNHGSPETLKEMKETLAVLGILTGKPQKARAIYHLVLNHTEKLSPKVRFEEDRELVEKVGHEDDIKFLDVVYAARARYLVSMNTKHLLTSFPS